In Microvenator marinus, one genomic interval encodes:
- a CDS encoding DsbA family protein, giving the protein MAHDAQGSSGSNLLVMVAIALIAFAGGYVIGNKGAESVQPGAAVEAGAQGAAALARGGVAGDSDKIPIGDSPVFGNPSAPIAVVEFSSMQCPFCARGSETLKQLQQKYPNDVKLVFKHYPLGFQAESPALSKALIAAGEQGKFWEMKEKVFANVSKHKGVNVKEVTSGYAKELGLDVAKFQAAFDNPKNDEIIKRDQDLGNSIGVRGTPHFFVNGERVSGAQPLAKFEEIVKAQLEQVKKHTAAGVAKDQVYGKMVAENFKDTPSAPSADKPAAPATVVNMVPVRANDPMKGNTKDPLVTIVEFSDFQCPFCSRVNPTLEQVMKNYGEQVRIVFKQNPLPFHQEAPAAHEAALAAHEQGKFWEMHDLLFANMQSFKGADMRELTTGYAQQLGLNVNKFKAYLDSGKGKQIVKEDLELGSKVGARGTPNFFVNGVQLVGAKPYPAFEAEIKKQIALAEKLKKERNLKGEALYEAVVAENKKNAPAAAAPTPAPAAAPDKVDPSKLNIGNAVTRGPKNAPVTIFAFSDFQCPFCARAAGTIEEVMKEYDGKVQLVFKAYPLPFHQEAPAAHRAALAAAKQGKFWEMHDKLFATMKEFKTAGHFEKVAQELGLNMEKFKADFNSDELKKQVDAEMAEGSAVGVRGTPAFFINGNRVVGAQPLPKFKEVIDAELAKKK; this is encoded by the coding sequence ATGGCACATGATGCCCAAGGTTCGAGCGGATCAAATCTGCTCGTGATGGTCGCGATCGCATTGATCGCATTCGCAGGCGGTTACGTCATCGGAAACAAAGGCGCAGAATCAGTTCAACCTGGTGCTGCTGTCGAAGCTGGCGCTCAAGGCGCTGCAGCACTTGCTCGCGGCGGCGTTGCTGGCGATTCCGACAAGATTCCTATCGGAGACAGCCCCGTGTTCGGAAACCCTTCAGCGCCTATCGCTGTGGTGGAGTTCTCGAGCATGCAATGTCCGTTCTGTGCACGTGGTTCAGAGACGCTCAAGCAGCTGCAGCAAAAGTACCCAAACGACGTCAAATTGGTCTTCAAGCACTACCCACTTGGATTCCAAGCTGAGTCTCCGGCACTCTCCAAAGCCCTCATCGCTGCTGGCGAGCAAGGCAAATTCTGGGAGATGAAAGAGAAGGTTTTCGCAAACGTGTCTAAGCACAAAGGCGTAAACGTTAAAGAAGTGACTTCGGGATACGCAAAAGAGCTCGGCCTTGATGTGGCCAAGTTCCAAGCCGCTTTCGACAACCCAAAAAACGACGAAATCATCAAGCGTGACCAAGATCTTGGTAACTCGATTGGCGTTCGTGGAACCCCACACTTCTTCGTCAACGGTGAGCGCGTCTCTGGCGCACAACCACTCGCGAAATTCGAAGAAATCGTCAAAGCACAGCTTGAGCAAGTCAAAAAGCACACTGCAGCAGGCGTTGCCAAAGACCAAGTTTACGGCAAAATGGTTGCCGAGAACTTCAAGGACACCCCATCTGCGCCATCGGCTGACAAGCCAGCTGCACCAGCAACCGTAGTCAATATGGTTCCTGTTCGCGCTAATGATCCGATGAAAGGAAACACCAAGGATCCCCTGGTGACCATCGTCGAGTTCTCAGACTTCCAATGCCCATTCTGCAGCCGTGTTAACCCAACACTTGAGCAGGTCATGAAGAACTACGGCGAGCAAGTCCGTATTGTCTTCAAGCAGAACCCACTACCATTCCACCAGGAAGCTCCTGCTGCCCACGAAGCTGCTTTGGCCGCTCATGAGCAAGGAAAGTTCTGGGAAATGCACGACCTTCTCTTCGCTAACATGCAGTCTTTCAAAGGTGCTGATATGCGCGAGCTCACCACGGGCTACGCTCAACAGCTGGGCTTGAACGTCAACAAGTTCAAGGCATACCTCGACTCCGGTAAAGGCAAGCAAATCGTCAAGGAAGACCTTGAGCTCGGCTCCAAAGTTGGCGCTCGTGGAACCCCTAACTTCTTCGTGAACGGCGTTCAGTTGGTCGGCGCAAAGCCATACCCAGCGTTCGAAGCTGAAATCAAGAAGCAGATCGCACTTGCTGAGAAGCTCAAGAAAGAGCGTAACCTTAAGGGTGAGGCTCTTTACGAAGCCGTTGTTGCTGAAAACAAGAAGAACGCTCCTGCAGCAGCAGCACCAACACCAGCTCCAGCAGCCGCACCAGACAAGGTCGACCCAAGCAAGCTTAACATCGGAAACGCTGTTACTCGCGGACCTAAGAACGCACCTGTCACCATCTTCGCTTTCTCTGACTTCCAATGCCCATTCTGCGCACGCGCAGCTGGTACCATCGAAGAAGTCATGAAGGAGTACGATGGCAAAGTGCAGTTGGTCTTCAAAGCTTACCCACTTCCATTCCACCAGGAAGCTCCTGCCGCTCACCGCGCAGCTCTCGCTGCTGCAAAGCAAGGCAAGTTCTGGGAAATGCACGACAAACTCTTCGCAACCATGAAAGAGTTCAAGACCGCAGGTCACTTCGAGAAAGTGGCTCAAGAGCTTGGCTTGAATATGGAGAAGTTCAAAGCTGACTTCAACAGCGATGAGCTCAAGAAGCAGGTCGATGCCGAAATGGCAGAAGGCTCAGCTGTTGGCGTTCGTGGAACCCCAGCATTCTTCATCAACGGCAATCGCGTCGTTGGTGCTCAGCCGCTTCCTAAGTTCAAGGAAGTCATCGACGCTGAACTTGCCAAGAAGAAGTAA
- the rsmG gene encoding 16S rRNA (guanine(527)-N(7))-methyltransferase RsmG has product MSTEQYIDLLLHFNASSNLIGPMDRKTIRYDLIEDSLKAAIHVAPYGRVLDVGSGAGLPGLPLAIAYPEAHYTLVEPRKKRTQFMTIAAQRLGLRERVDVVAERIEDFVQSPDYAPFDWVVSKAFEEPTAFLKDALAWTKSGGHIISMISAADEASLLELANELPVEQVGTMAYESSEGQARRVITWKFSS; this is encoded by the coding sequence ATGAGTACCGAGCAGTACATAGATTTACTTTTGCATTTCAACGCCTCGAGTAACCTGATTGGGCCGATGGATCGAAAGACCATTCGCTATGATTTGATTGAGGACAGTCTCAAAGCAGCCATCCACGTTGCCCCGTATGGACGGGTGCTAGACGTGGGAAGTGGCGCAGGCCTGCCCGGGCTTCCTCTGGCAATCGCGTATCCTGAGGCGCATTACACGCTCGTGGAACCACGAAAGAAGCGTACACAGTTCATGACGATTGCGGCTCAGCGTCTAGGTCTTCGAGAACGCGTAGACGTTGTGGCAGAGCGCATCGAGGACTTTGTTCAGAGCCCTGATTACGCGCCCTTTGACTGGGTGGTTTCCAAGGCCTTTGAAGAGCCCACGGCGTTCCTAAAAGATGCCCTGGCGTGGACCAAGTCCGGTGGACATATCATTTCGATGATAAGTGCCGCGGATGAGGCTTCCCTGCTGGAGCTGGCCAATGAGTTGCCAGTGGAGCAGGTTGGCACAATGGCCTACGAATCAAGCGAGGGACAAGCCCGACGCGTGATTACGTGGAAGTTTTCTAGCTAG
- a CDS encoding NUDIX hydrolase: MAIKPWKTLDAKVVAETPIFELERVTRTSEAGRTGDFYVVKIQDWVNVFVFTPEDELVLIEQYRHGTDEVTLEVPGGAIDDGESPLEAAARELREETGFTCESWEIVGCVEPNPAIQNNRCWTLVGRGARKTHATDMDEHEEIEVKLVPRGQMDSLIKDRTIKHSLVVAGWYFAR, translated from the coding sequence ATGGCCATAAAGCCGTGGAAAACCCTTGATGCGAAGGTTGTGGCCGAAACTCCGATCTTTGAACTGGAGCGCGTCACTCGAACGTCTGAAGCAGGCCGGACTGGGGACTTCTATGTGGTTAAGATTCAAGACTGGGTCAACGTCTTTGTGTTCACCCCCGAAGACGAACTGGTTCTGATCGAACAATACCGGCATGGAACCGACGAAGTGACTCTGGAAGTGCCGGGCGGCGCGATCGATGATGGCGAAAGCCCATTGGAAGCTGCCGCGAGAGAACTTAGGGAAGAGACTGGATTTACCTGCGAGTCTTGGGAGATTGTGGGCTGTGTCGAGCCAAACCCCGCCATTCAAAATAATCGCTGTTGGACGCTCGTGGGACGTGGAGCCAGAAAAACTCATGCCACCGATATGGATGAACATGAGGAGATCGAGGTCAAGCTTGTGCCACGTGGTCAGATGGATTCCTTGATCAAGGACCGAACCATCAAACACTCGTTGGTGGTTGCCGGTTGGTATTTTGCGCGATGA
- a CDS encoding hydroxymethylglutaryl-CoA lyase codes for MQNDVSVFEVGPRDGLQNESVLLPVEQKVALIHKLVDGGLKHVEIGSFVHPKWVPQMADTDEVARTIEKKPGVAYWALVPNMRGLERAIDAGIKHVAFFMSSSETHNQKNINRSISESLVAMEELFKLALSEKLQIRAYISTVFGCPFEGEVDFDRVLKIGDRLLELGAQQISLGDTTGMGRPLQVQEGSKRAVERWDSDRVALHLHDTSGLGQTNAFAGYLSGIRAFDSSVGGLGGCPYAPGAPGNLATQTLVNLLESLGRPTGISRDSLRETTQWLEDDIGFNLTQRRSL; via the coding sequence GTGCAAAACGACGTTTCTGTATTCGAGGTGGGACCCCGCGATGGTCTCCAAAATGAGTCTGTCCTTCTCCCAGTAGAACAGAAAGTCGCGCTGATTCATAAGTTGGTCGATGGGGGCCTAAAGCACGTAGAAATCGGAAGTTTTGTGCATCCGAAATGGGTGCCTCAGATGGCCGACACGGACGAAGTTGCGCGCACCATCGAGAAGAAGCCCGGTGTGGCTTATTGGGCTCTCGTCCCAAACATGCGTGGACTTGAGCGCGCCATTGACGCCGGCATCAAGCACGTCGCGTTCTTCATGTCCTCGAGTGAGACGCACAACCAAAAGAATATCAACCGAAGCATTTCTGAAAGTTTGGTCGCGATGGAAGAGCTCTTCAAGCTGGCCCTGAGCGAGAAGCTGCAGATTCGCGCGTATATCTCCACCGTATTTGGCTGCCCATTTGAAGGTGAAGTGGACTTTGACCGCGTGCTGAAAATCGGCGACCGATTGCTGGAACTTGGAGCACAACAGATTTCGCTCGGTGACACGACGGGAATGGGTCGACCCTTGCAAGTTCAAGAGGGCTCGAAACGCGCCGTGGAGCGCTGGGACTCAGACAGAGTTGCCCTCCACCTTCACGACACAAGCGGGCTAGGCCAGACCAACGCGTTTGCCGGCTACCTCTCCGGAATTCGGGCGTTTGATAGTTCGGTTGGAGGACTTGGTGGCTGCCCTTATGCGCCTGGCGCGCCTGGGAACCTTGCCACCCAGACTCTTGTGAACCTGCTGGAATCGCTCGGCCGACCTACCGGGATTTCAAGGGATTCATTGCGCGAGACCACACAATGGCTTGAAGACGATATCGGCTTCAATCTCACGCAGCGCCGTTCACTCTAA